The Methyloferula stellata AR4 genome includes a window with the following:
- a CDS encoding response regulator, producing the protein MQIGVDNDRRVENKRVFIIDNDGMTGSILQFMLEDDNETHEFATAEEAYAASEKQVYQKTEMSIPQMVIVGTNVLQEKGIDHLKEIAAKFPDAKIVVVAENPDDKIGKQCLAKGGGAHGALIKPLTVEVVRRKVDMLLGRLKAEFVQLGDFG; encoded by the coding sequence ATGCAAATCGGTGTCGATAATGACCGGAGGGTTGAAAACAAGCGCGTTTTCATCATCGACAATGACGGAATGACGGGCTCGATCCTACAGTTCATGCTGGAGGATGATAACGAGACCCATGAGTTCGCCACGGCCGAAGAGGCCTATGCCGCTTCGGAAAAGCAGGTTTACCAAAAGACCGAGATGAGCATTCCCCAGATGGTCATCGTCGGGACGAATGTGCTCCAGGAGAAGGGCATCGATCACCTTAAGGAGATCGCGGCCAAGTTCCCGGATGCCAAAATCGTGGTGGTCGCGGAAAACCCCGACGACAAAATCGGCAAGCAGTGCCTTGCCAAGGGTGGCGGCGCCCACGGCGCCCTGATCAAGCCGCTGACGGTCGAGGTCGTCCGCCGCAAGGTCGACATGCTGCTCGGCCGGCTCAAGGCGGAGTTCGTTCAGCTCGGCGATTTCGGCTGA
- the nifH gene encoding nitrogenase iron protein — MRQIAFYGKGGIGKSTTSQNTLACLAQAGHKILIVGCDPKADSTRLILHSKAQDTILSLAAAAGSVEDLEIEDVMKIGYLDIKCVESGGPEPGVGCAGRGVITSINFLEENGAYEDVDYVSYDVLGDVVCGGFAMPIRENKAQEIYIVMSGEMMAMYAGNNISKGILKYANSGGVRLGGLVCNERQTDKELELAEELAKRLGTKLIHFVPRDNIVQHAELRRMTVVEYAPDSKQADEYRTLSTKIHANKGNGIIPTPITMDELEDILMSFGIMKQVDESQVGLTASQLTA, encoded by the coding sequence ATGCGCCAGATCGCATTCTATGGTAAGGGAGGTATTGGCAAGTCCACGACCTCGCAAAACACCCTCGCCTGCCTCGCTCAGGCGGGTCACAAGATCCTCATCGTCGGCTGCGATCCCAAGGCTGACTCGACCCGTCTCATCCTGCACAGCAAGGCCCAGGACACCATCCTCAGCCTCGCCGCTGCCGCCGGTTCGGTCGAAGACCTCGAAATCGAAGACGTCATGAAGATCGGTTACCTCGACATCAAGTGCGTCGAGTCGGGTGGTCCGGAGCCGGGCGTCGGCTGCGCGGGTCGCGGTGTTATCACCTCGATCAACTTCCTCGAAGAGAACGGCGCTTACGAAGACGTTGATTACGTCTCCTACGACGTGCTCGGCGACGTGGTCTGCGGCGGTTTCGCCATGCCGATCCGTGAGAACAAGGCTCAGGAAATCTACATCGTCATGTCTGGCGAAATGATGGCCATGTATGCCGGCAACAACATCTCGAAGGGCATTCTCAAGTATGCCAATTCGGGCGGCGTCCGTCTCGGCGGTCTCGTTTGCAACGAGCGTCAGACCGACAAGGAGCTCGAGCTGGCTGAAGAGCTTGCCAAGCGCCTCGGCACCAAGCTCATCCACTTCGTTCCCCGCGACAATATCGTGCAGCACGCCGAACTCCGTCGTATGACGGTTGTGGAGTACGCTCCCGATTCCAAGCAGGCTGACGAGTACCGCACCCTGTCGACCAAGATCCATGCGAACAAGGGCAACGGCATCATCCCGACCCCGATCACCATGGACGAGCTCGAGGACATCCTGATGTCCTTCGGCATCATGAAGCAGGTCGATGAGAGCCAGGTTGGCCTCACTGCTTCGCAGCTGACCGCGTAA
- a CDS encoding ArsC/Spx/MgsR family protein, with protein sequence MTQVIFYEKPGCSNNARQKQLLTAAGHELEIRDLLTEAWTADLLRSYFAGKPVADWFNKAAPKVKSGEIKPGGVDADTALALMLAEPILIRRPLMEAAGRRNVGFDPAEVEAWIGLEKAHAAPADLETCRRKPQASPDSPTPSVSETTPS encoded by the coding sequence ATGACCCAAGTCATCTTCTACGAGAAGCCCGGCTGTTCGAACAATGCGCGGCAAAAGCAGCTTCTGACCGCGGCGGGCCACGAGCTTGAAATCCGCGATCTTCTGACCGAAGCCTGGACCGCCGATCTCCTGCGCAGTTACTTCGCCGGCAAGCCAGTCGCGGACTGGTTCAACAAGGCCGCACCCAAGGTCAAATCCGGCGAGATCAAGCCGGGTGGCGTCGATGCCGACACCGCGCTCGCCTTGATGCTCGCCGAACCGATCCTGATCCGGCGCCCACTGATGGAAGCCGCCGGACGCCGCAATGTCGGATTCGATCCCGCCGAAGTCGAAGCCTGGATCGGGCTTGAAAAGGCCCATGCGGCGCCGGCCGATCTCGAAACCTGCAGGCGCAAGCCCCAAGCCTCGCCCGATTCCCCCACACCTTCCGTCAGCGAAACGACCCCCTCATGA
- a CDS encoding rhodanese-like domain-containing protein, with protein MAQAAGFQRIDVATARGIMGRGDALVLDVRDADSYRRGHIEGSALATKENFQTFLTNTPKDKPLIICCYHGNSSQAYAKHFADHGFADVYSLDGGYEAWAHAESMAPKPGAAASVTLSKELQAFLAEHGFAPNDVNTHNKDQATPLMLAVRLAPPAFVKELLAAGADIHAVNADGNQALWLACVGEITENMQLLIDAGINVQHINVNAATPLMFAASSGRANAVATLLAAGADPLFDTDLGLTALDMASSVECLNLMRDAIKRKKAS; from the coding sequence ATGGCACAGGCAGCGGGCTTTCAAAGGATCGATGTCGCCACGGCGCGCGGCATCATGGGCCGCGGCGACGCGCTTGTGCTCGACGTGCGCGACGCAGATTCCTACCGGCGCGGCCACATCGAGGGGTCGGCACTCGCGACGAAAGAGAATTTTCAAACATTCCTGACGAATACGCCGAAAGACAAGCCGCTCATCATCTGCTGCTATCACGGTAATTCGAGCCAGGCCTATGCAAAGCATTTCGCCGATCATGGCTTTGCCGACGTCTACAGCCTCGACGGCGGCTATGAGGCCTGGGCGCATGCCGAAAGCATGGCGCCGAAGCCTGGCGCCGCCGCGTCCGTGACGCTGAGCAAAGAGCTGCAGGCTTTTCTTGCGGAGCACGGTTTTGCGCCGAATGACGTGAATACACATAACAAGGATCAGGCGACGCCTTTGATGCTCGCGGTGCGGCTCGCGCCGCCCGCCTTCGTCAAGGAGCTATTGGCGGCAGGTGCCGATATTCATGCCGTCAATGCCGACGGCAATCAGGCTTTATGGCTCGCCTGCGTCGGCGAAATCACCGAGAACATGCAGCTTCTCATCGATGCGGGCATCAATGTGCAGCACATTAACGTAAATGCTGCGACACCCTTGATGTTCGCGGCCTCTTCCGGCCGCGCGAATGCCGTCGCCACGCTGCTCGCGGCTGGCGCCGACCCGCTTTTCGACACGGATCTCGGCCTCACGGCGCTCGATATGGCATCCTCGGTCGAGTGTCTCAATCTGATGCGCGACGCGATCAAGCGCAAGAAAGCCTCTTAA
- the nifD gene encoding nitrogenase molybdenum-iron protein alpha chain → MSLSAPETIEEIKLRNKELIEETLKAYPEKSKKNRAKHLNQFNTGAKDCSTKSNIKSVPGVMTIRGCAYAGSKGVVWGPIKDMIHISHGPVGCGQYSWAARRNYYIGTTGVDTFVTMQFTSDFQEKDIVFGGDKKLAKIMDEIMEIFPLNHGVTVQSECPIGLIGDDIEAVSKQKSKEYGGKTIVPVRCEGFRGVSQSLGHHIANDSIRDWVFDKMEGKPATFEQSAYDVAIIGDYNIGGDAWSSRILLEEMGLRVVAQWSGDGTIAELEATPKAKLNVLHCYRSMNYISRHMEEKYGVPWVEYNFFGPSKIAESLRTIASHFDDKIKEGAERVIEKYRALSDAVIEKYRPRLHGRKVMLFVGGLRPRHVIGAYEDLGMEVVGTGYEFGHNDDYQRTTHYVKDGTLIYDDVTGFEFEKFVEKIQPDLVGSGIKEKYVFQKMGVPFRQMHSWDYSGPYHGYDGFAIFARDMDMAINSPVWGLTKAPF, encoded by the coding sequence ATGAGCCTGTCAGCACCGGAAACAATTGAAGAGATTAAGCTACGGAATAAAGAGCTCATCGAGGAAACCCTCAAGGCTTATCCCGAGAAGAGCAAAAAGAACCGCGCCAAGCACCTGAACCAGTTCAACACGGGTGCCAAGGACTGCTCGACCAAGTCGAACATCAAGTCGGTCCCCGGCGTGATGACGATCCGTGGCTGCGCCTACGCCGGTTCGAAGGGCGTGGTTTGGGGCCCGATCAAGGACATGATCCACATCAGCCATGGTCCGGTCGGCTGCGGCCAGTATTCCTGGGCCGCCCGTCGTAACTACTACATCGGCACCACGGGCGTTGACACGTTCGTCACGATGCAGTTCACCTCGGACTTCCAAGAGAAGGACATTGTCTTCGGCGGCGATAAGAAGCTTGCCAAGATCATGGACGAAATCATGGAAATCTTCCCGCTGAACCATGGTGTTACGGTTCAGTCTGAGTGCCCGATCGGCCTCATCGGCGACGACATCGAGGCGGTTTCCAAGCAGAAGTCCAAGGAATATGGTGGCAAGACCATCGTTCCGGTCCGCTGCGAAGGCTTCCGTGGCGTGTCTCAGTCCCTCGGCCATCACATCGCGAACGACTCGATTCGTGACTGGGTGTTCGATAAGATGGAAGGCAAGCCCGCCACTTTCGAACAGTCGGCTTACGACGTTGCGATCATCGGTGACTACAACATCGGTGGTGACGCTTGGTCGTCCCGTATCCTTCTCGAGGAAATGGGCCTCCGCGTTGTTGCGCAATGGTCGGGTGACGGCACGATCGCTGAGCTCGAGGCGACCCCGAAGGCAAAGCTCAACGTCCTTCACTGCTACCGCTCGATGAACTACATCTCCCGCCACATGGAAGAAAAGTACGGTGTTCCGTGGGTGGAATATAACTTCTTTGGCCCGTCCAAGATTGCTGAATCGCTTCGCACGATCGCCAGCCACTTCGACGACAAGATCAAGGAAGGCGCTGAGCGCGTCATCGAGAAGTACCGCGCCCTTTCGGACGCCGTCATCGAGAAGTATCGTCCGCGTCTGCACGGCCGCAAGGTCATGCTGTTCGTCGGCGGCCTTCGCCCCCGCCACGTGATCGGCGCCTACGAAGACCTCGGCATGGAGGTTGTCGGCACGGGTTACGAGTTCGGCCACAACGACGACTATCAGCGCACGACTCACTACGTGAAGGACGGCACGCTGATCTATGACGACGTGACCGGCTTCGAATTCGAGAAGTTCGTCGAGAAGATCCAGCCTGACCTGGTTGGTTCGGGCATCAAGGAAAAGTACGTCTTCCAGAAGATGGGCGTCCCCTTCCGTCAGATGCACTCGTGGGATTACTCGGGCCCGTATCATGGCTATGATGGCTTCGCCATCTTCGCCCGCGACATGGACATGGCGATCAACTCGCCGGTCTGGGGTCTCACCAAGGCTCCCTTCTAA
- the egtD gene encoding L-histidine N(alpha)-methyltransferase, with translation MSPAISAKTAPALAPDDEFASALIDGLSAPQKSLPCRFFYDAQGSELFEQITQLPEYYPTRSEIAILEAQAKSIAAHTPPGSVLIEFGSGSSRKTEIVLTAMASLAAYVPIDVSGDALAEAKLRLHARFPTLRVLPVIGDFRADLTLPSELARRPRLGFFPGSTIGNFIPDEARALLAAMAHTLKNGGRLLIGIDLRKDITRLEAAYDDAQGVTAAFNLNILARANRDLGANFDLDAFAHQAKFNDAESRVEIHIVSKRAQTVDVRGKSFAFEEGEKIHTENSYKYTIEGFQDLARQAGWTPRQAWTDPDGLFSLHELVIVEN, from the coding sequence ATGTCGCCTGCCATTTCCGCGAAGACCGCCCCCGCCCTGGCGCCGGACGATGAATTTGCTAGCGCTCTGATCGACGGATTGTCGGCGCCGCAAAAATCGCTTCCCTGTCGCTTCTTCTACGATGCGCAAGGCAGCGAACTCTTCGAGCAGATCACGCAACTGCCGGAATATTATCCGACGCGTTCGGAGATCGCGATCCTCGAAGCGCAGGCGAAAAGCATAGCCGCGCATACACCGCCCGGCAGCGTGCTGATCGAATTCGGTTCGGGCTCAAGCCGCAAGACCGAGATCGTCCTTACCGCGATGGCAAGTCTTGCGGCCTATGTCCCGATCGATGTGTCGGGCGATGCGCTTGCTGAAGCAAAGCTGCGTCTGCATGCGCGGTTTCCGACATTACGTGTGCTGCCGGTGATTGGTGACTTCCGCGCGGATCTGACTTTGCCGAGCGAGCTTGCACGGCGCCCGCGTCTCGGGTTTTTTCCCGGCTCGACGATCGGCAATTTCATTCCCGACGAAGCGCGCGCCTTGCTCGCCGCCATGGCGCATACGTTGAAAAATGGCGGACGGCTTTTGATCGGCATCGATCTGCGCAAGGACATTACGAGGCTCGAAGCCGCCTATGACGATGCGCAAGGCGTCACCGCCGCTTTCAACCTCAATATTCTGGCCCGCGCGAACCGCGATCTCGGCGCCAATTTCGATCTCGATGCTTTCGCGCATCAAGCGAAGTTCAACGACGCGGAGAGCCGCGTCGAAATTCACATCGTGTCGAAGCGCGCGCAGACGGTCGACGTACGCGGCAAGAGCTTCGCCTTCGAAGAAGGCGAGAAGATCCACACCGAGAATTCCTACAAATATACGATCGAAGGTTTTCAGGATCTCGCGCGGCAAGCGGGCTGGACGCCGCGTCAGGCTTGGACCGATCCCGACGGCCTGTTCAGCCTGCATGAATTGGTGATTGTCGAAAACTGA
- the egtB gene encoding ergothioneine biosynthesis protein EgtB has translation MASPSNAKPKTHGLRAVPVDLDQNLLTTRRLTLDLAAPLTDEDQTVQAFPDASPTKWHLAHTSWFFETFVLQPFLSGYRIFDPHYNYCFNSYYEAQGARHPRPARGLLSRPSAADVRSYRAHVDAGLAQLFASGQAHEPQIAYLLEVGLNHEQQHQELLLTDILSLFGSNPLRPAYRETPFAVSAQDTRPLRWISFGGGLYTIGHAEPVFAYDNESPPHRVFVNPFKLADRLVTNGEWQEFMRDGGYDTHQHWLADGWAKIHEDNWRAPAYWEEQDGVWHQMTLYGLAPVDPAAPVSHVSFYEADAYARWTGKRLPTEFEWEIAASSVAVEGNMLNSGALRPLPAKTSTDMMLSQIFGDVWEWTQSAYAPYPGYRPAEGAIGEYNGKFMCSEQVLRGASCVTPDSHARRTYRNFFYPHQRWQFCGLRLADEA, from the coding sequence ATGGCAAGCCCGTCGAACGCAAAGCCCAAAACCCATGGCCTTCGCGCGGTTCCGGTCGATCTGGACCAAAATCTCCTCACCACACGAAGACTGACGCTGGATCTCGCCGCGCCACTCACCGACGAAGATCAAACCGTTCAAGCCTTTCCGGACGCAAGTCCGACGAAATGGCATCTCGCGCATACGAGCTGGTTCTTCGAGACCTTCGTGCTGCAGCCCTTCCTATCCGGGTACCGGATTTTCGATCCGCACTATAATTACTGCTTCAATTCCTATTACGAGGCACAAGGCGCGCGTCATCCAAGACCAGCACGCGGGCTTCTTTCGCGGCCGAGCGCCGCCGATGTGCGGAGCTATCGCGCGCATGTCGATGCCGGCCTCGCGCAGCTTTTTGCGAGCGGGCAAGCCCATGAACCGCAGATCGCGTACCTTCTTGAGGTCGGCTTGAACCATGAACAACAGCATCAGGAATTGCTGCTGACCGATATTCTGAGCCTGTTCGGTTCCAACCCTTTGCGGCCTGCCTATCGCGAAACGCCATTTGCGGTGTCGGCACAAGATACGCGGCCGTTACGCTGGATCTCGTTCGGCGGCGGTCTCTATACGATCGGGCATGCGGAGCCGGTCTTTGCCTATGACAATGAATCGCCGCCGCATCGGGTATTCGTCAATCCCTTCAAGCTCGCCGACCGCCTCGTCACCAATGGCGAATGGCAAGAATTCATGCGCGACGGCGGCTATGACACCCATCAGCATTGGCTCGCCGACGGATGGGCTAAGATCCATGAAGACAATTGGCGGGCACCAGCCTATTGGGAAGAGCAAGATGGCGTCTGGCATCAGATGACTCTCTATGGTCTCGCCCCCGTCGATCCTGCGGCGCCCGTGAGTCATGTCAGTTTTTACGAGGCCGATGCATACGCCCGTTGGACCGGTAAGCGCCTACCGACGGAGTTCGAATGGGAGATCGCCGCATCGAGCGTTGCCGTCGAAGGCAATATGCTGAATAGCGGCGCCTTGCGGCCTTTGCCCGCCAAGACATCGACCGACATGATGCTGTCGCAAATCTTTGGCGATGTATGGGAGTGGACACAGAGCGCCTATGCGCCCTACCCCGGCTATCGTCCGGCGGAAGGCGCGATCGGCGAATATAACGGCAAGTTCATGTGCTCCGAGCAGGTGTTGCGCGGCGCCTCATGCGTCACGCCCGATTCACACGCGCGTCGAACCTATCGCAATTTCTTCTATCCCCATCAGCGCTGGCAGTTTTGCGGTCTGCGCCTAGCCGACGAGGCCTGA
- a CDS encoding SagB family peptide dehydrogenase produces the protein MTIAPDQAASAAETILAYHQRTKHSLQRYAAGPETLDWDSQPNPFREYADAPRMLLPLSAAAIKTTFAEIYSGENVTPAAISADSVGALLQLSMGLTAWKQYGPDRWALRANPSSGNLHPTEAYVLAEGIEGIADGVHHYVSRDHSLEQRCRIADGAAKKAAPRLWIGLSSIHWREAWKYGERAFRYCQMDVGHAIGALRYAAGALGWKVDMVEGLTARDIAALLGIDRADDFIGKAEHEAPDLILSISTGATVTPLSQTDQSFVADRLADWAGKANVLDKHPMYRWPVIDEASLATRKTGTVAEAPYRANHPGIGEGSNELATSVILNRRSAQAFDRSARMGSGAFYHLIDRLLPRPVAPWDVWTFQPRIHPVFFIHRVDGIEPGIYILVRNPEAEMPLRQAINPEFKWRVPDHVPPQLAFYQLLAGDMTKMARTIFCGQAIASDACFGMGMIAEFEGLVRAEPWRYKQLHWEAGLIGQVLYLESEALGFRGTGVGCYFDDSMHEVLGLKDASFASLYHFTVGAGLVDTRIQTEPPYGDRTKPETQDSDKKGPAAMAEDTGFERVDVAFARTLIKDADPLILDSRDMGSYEQGHIEGAEFVNDSNISNFLMTTPKDKPVLIYCYHGNASQIRAQTFTDFRFKKVYSLDGGFEAWVKG, from the coding sequence ATGACCATAGCGCCAGATCAAGCGGCAAGCGCCGCGGAAACGATCCTCGCCTATCATCAGCGCACCAAACATTCGCTGCAGCGTTATGCGGCGGGTCCCGAAACGCTCGATTGGGATTCGCAGCCCAATCCCTTCCGCGAATATGCCGATGCGCCGCGCATGCTTTTGCCGCTCAGCGCGGCCGCGATCAAAACCACATTCGCCGAGATCTATTCGGGCGAGAACGTCACGCCCGCCGCCATCTCGGCCGATTCTGTCGGCGCCTTGTTGCAACTGTCCATGGGCCTGACCGCCTGGAAGCAATATGGTCCCGACCGCTGGGCTTTACGCGCCAATCCGTCGAGCGGCAATCTGCATCCGACCGAGGCCTATGTCCTGGCGGAGGGGATCGAAGGGATCGCCGACGGCGTCCACCATTACGTCAGCCGCGATCATAGCCTCGAGCAAAGATGCCGGATCGCCGATGGTGCGGCGAAAAAAGCGGCACCCCGCCTCTGGATCGGGCTCTCGTCCATCCATTGGCGAGAGGCCTGGAAATATGGCGAGCGCGCCTTCCGCTATTGTCAGATGGATGTCGGTCACGCGATCGGCGCTTTGCGCTACGCGGCCGGCGCGCTCGGCTGGAAAGTGGACATGGTCGAAGGGCTCACCGCGCGGGATATCGCGGCATTGCTCGGCATCGATCGCGCCGATGATTTCATCGGCAAGGCCGAACATGAGGCCCCCGATCTCATCCTCTCGATCAGCACCGGCGCCACGGTGACGCCATTGTCGCAAACCGATCAAAGCTTCGTCGCGGATCGTCTCGCCGATTGGGCGGGGAAGGCCAATGTGCTCGACAAGCACCCGATGTATCGCTGGCCGGTCATCGACGAAGCCTCGCTCGCCACGCGCAAGACCGGCACCGTCGCGGAAGCGCCCTATCGCGCCAATCATCCGGGCATCGGCGAAGGCTCAAACGAACTCGCAACCAGCGTGATCTTGAACCGGCGCAGCGCCCAGGCCTTCGACCGCAGCGCGCGGATGGGCTCCGGCGCCTTCTATCATTTGATCGATCGCCTGCTGCCGCGCCCGGTCGCGCCTTGGGATGTCTGGACCTTTCAGCCGCGCATCCATCCGGTGTTCTTCATCCATCGCGTCGATGGGATCGAGCCCGGCATCTATATTCTGGTGCGCAATCCCGAAGCCGAAATGCCGCTGCGGCAAGCGATCAATCCCGAGTTCAAATGGCGCGTGCCCGACCATGTGCCGCCGCAACTCGCCTTCTATCAATTGCTCGCCGGCGACATGACCAAAATGGCGCGCACGATTTTCTGCGGTCAGGCGATCGCATCGGACGCCTGTTTCGGCATGGGCATGATCGCCGAATTCGAAGGCCTCGTGCGGGCCGAGCCATGGCGCTACAAGCAATTGCATTGGGAAGCCGGCCTCATCGGCCAAGTGCTTTATCTGGAATCCGAAGCCCTCGGTTTCCGCGGCACGGGCGTCGGCTGCTATTTCGACGATTCCATGCACGAAGTGCTGGGTTTGAAGGATGCGAGTTTCGCCTCGCTCTATCATTTCACCGTCGGCGCAGGGCTGGTCGACACGCGCATTCAGACCGAACCGCCCTATGGCGACCGGACCAAACCAGAGACACAAGACTCAGACAAAAAAGGACCCGCAGCCATGGCAGAAGACACAGGCTTTGAACGCGTGGATGTCGCGTTTGCACGCACGCTCATCAAGGATGCCGATCCCCTCATTCTCGATTCGCGCGACATGGGATCTTACGAGCAAGGCCATATCGAAGGCGCGGAATTCGTGAACGATTCCAACATTTCGAATTTTTTGATGACGACGCCGAAGGACAAGCCCGTGCTCATCTATTGCTATCATGGCAATGCGAGCCAGATCCGGGCGCAGACCTTCACCGATTTCCGCTTCAAGAAGGTCTATAGTCTCGACGGTGGCTTCGAAGCCTGGGTCAAAGGGTAG